One window from the genome of Ciconia boyciana chromosome 8, ASM3463844v1, whole genome shotgun sequence encodes:
- the OPN4 gene encoding melanopsin, with protein sequence MDLPLRAPTKMTVQDVPGAFPTVDVPDHAHYTIGVVILIVGITGTLGNFLVIYAFCRSRSLQTPANIFIINLAISDFLMSITQSPVFFTNSLHKRWIFGEKGCELYAFCGALFGITSMITLMVIALDRYFVITKPLASVGVTSKKKALIILVGVWLYSLAWSLPPFFGWSAYIPEGLLTSCSWDYMTFTPSVRAYTMLLFCFVFFIPLIAIIYSYVFIFEAIKKANKSIQTFGCKHGNKEFQKQYQRMKNEWKMAKIALIVILLYVISWSPYSVVALVAFAGYSHVLTPFMNSIPAVIAKASVIHNPIIYAISHPKYRTAIATYVPCLGSLLRVSPKDSRSFSSYPSSRRATVTSQSSELSGLQKGKRQLSSLSDSESGCTDTETDTSSMFSKLASRQISYETGKDTTQTSDVRPKPKLKLHDSGICEKTAVDADDISMVELNVTEYAATPTHQTPKKCNLEEIKRGESLNGIGQRKGESHHGPPAAQIPSITVTYSNFQGVELPSGYNSGFLYPKINSHKQNKKSNS encoded by the exons AAGATGACAGTGCAAGATGTTCCTGGTGCCTTTCCTACAGTGGATGTCCCAGACCATGCCCATTATACAATTGGAGTAGTCATTCTTATAGTGGGGATCACAGGAACTCTGGGTAATTTCCTGGTTATCTATGCTTTCTGCAG GAGCAGGAGCCTTCAGACTCCAGCCAACATATTCATCATCAATCTAGCTATTAGTGACTTCCTGATGTCCATTACGCAGTCTCCAGTTTTTTTCACTAACAGCCTCCACAAACGCTGGATTTTTGGTGAGAAAG GCTGTGAACTGTACGCCTTCTGCGGAGCTCTTTTTGGCATTACATCTATGATCACTTTGATGGTGATTGCCTTGGACAGATATTTTGTCATCACAAAACCTCTGGCTTCTGTTGGAGTGACGTCTAAGAAGAAGGCCCTAATCATCCTGGTAGGAGTCTGGCTGTACTCTTTGGCTTGGAGCCTCCCACCCTTCTTTGGATGGA GTGCATATATTCCCGAGGGTCTGCTGACTTCCTGTTCTTGGGACTACATGACTTTCACACCATCAGTCCGTGCCTACacaatgctgcttttctgcttcgtctttttcattcctttgaTTGCTATCATATACAGCTATGTCTTTATCTTTGAGGCTATCAAGAAGGCCAACAA GTCTATTCAGACATTTGGATGTAAACATGGAAATAAAGAGTTCCAGAAACAGTATCAGAGGATGAAAAATGAGTGGAAGATGGCCAAAATTGCACTGATTGTCATCTTGCTTTATGTCATTTCCTGGTCACCATACTCTGTTGTTGCTCTGGTAGCTTTTGCTGG GTATTCCCACGTCCTAACACCCTTCATGAACTCCATACCAGCTGTGATTGCCAAAGCTTCTGTCATCCATAACCCCATCATTTATGCTATCTCTCACCCCAAATACAG AACAGCCATTGCAACATATGTTCCTTGCCTTGGATCCCTGCTGAGAGTTTCTCCTAAAGACTCACGGTCTTTCAGCAGTTATCCCTCCTCCAGACGAGCGACCGTAACCAGCCAGTCTTCTGAGCTAAGTgggctgcagaaaggaaaaaggcaacTGTCTTCTCTCTCTGACAGTGAATCA GGCTGTACTGACACAGAAACTGATACCTCCAGTATGTTCTCCAAACTTGCTAGCAGACAGATTTCCTATGAAACGGGTAAAGACACAACTCAAACTAGTGACGTAAGACCCAAACCTAAACTGAAGCTCCATGATTCTGGGATTTGTGAGAAG ACAGCTGTAGATGCTGATGACATATCCATGGTGGAACTGAATGTCACAGAGTACGCTGCTACACCTACT CACCAAACACCTAAAAAATGCAACTTGGAGGAAATCAAG AGAGGTGAGAGCCTGAATGGTATTggacaaagaaaaggagagtCTCACCATGGACCACCTGCAGCCCAGATACCCAGCATTACAGTAACATACAGCAATTTCCAAGGAGTAGAGCTGCCTTCTGGATACAACTCTGGTTTCCTGTACCCTAAGATCAACAGCCACAAGCAGAACAAGAAGTCAAACAGCTAA